The following nucleotide sequence is from Deltaproteobacteria bacterium RBG_16_64_85.
AGGCCGGGAGAACTCCAGCACCACGACCCTGCCACCGGGCCGGACCACGCGGCACATTTCGGAAAGTCCCCGCTCGCGGTCCGCCACGTTCCGGATCCCGAAGGCGATCGAGGCCGAATCGAAGACGCCATCGCGGAACGGCAGCGCCTCCCCGGGGGCGCGCACGAATGCCATCCTCCCTGCCCCCCCTTGACGTGTCGCCTTCTCCCGCCCGATCCGCATCATTTCCAGGGAAATGTCCGACCCGACCACGAATGACTCGACCCCCTTCTGCCGGAGGATCTCCAGGGCGACGTCGGCGGTTCCTGTCGCGACATCGAGGTGTCTCCCACCCCGCTTCGGACGTATCCCGGCCACCGCTTGCCGCCGCCATTGCCGGTCCCGCCCGAGGGAGAGGAGCCGGTTGAGGAAGTCGTACTTCGGCGCGATCGAGGAGAACATTTCGCCGATTTTTCGGTTTCGCTCGTCCATCCGGTACAAGGTATTGCTCCGCAGGCAAAACGGGGTGTTTCATTATATCAGCCTTTCCCCCGGGGGAAACGGGGGAACTATACGGCGCCTTCCGGGTTTATTAGGATATGACAGGAGCTTGGGTTGAATTTTTCGAACCCCACGCTTCGTCTAAGGACAACAACATGATG
It contains:
- a CDS encoding bifunctional demethylmenaquinone methyltransferase/2-methoxy-6-polyprenyl-1,4-benzoquinol methylase; translated protein: MYRMDERNRKIGEMFSSIAPKYDFLNRLLSLGRDRQWRRQAVAGIRPKRGGRHLDVATGTADVALEILRQKGVESFVVGSDISLEMMRIGREKATRQGGAGRMAFVRAPGEALPFRDGVFDSASIAFGIRNVADRERGLSEMCRVVRPGGRVVVLEFSRPEGALFGALYHLYFTQVLPRIGGLVSKRSAYTYLPESVQAFPSSPAFAEMMRAGGCATVDYRPLTFGVVTLYVGIRPGRGHS